TACTTCTTCCAGGTTCTCCAAACCTATGCCTCCCGAAAGGAAGAAGGGCACATCTAACGTATATTTGCTCAACACCTGCCAGTCAAACCTTTGGCCCGAGCCGCCATGTGCCGCGGTTTTGGTATCGAACAAAAAAACATCAACCCCATTTTCGTAAGGTGTTAATACATCAAAATTGAAATCAGCATCAACCCCAAAGGCCTTTATTACCTGCACCTTACCTTTAAACAGCGCGCAAAACTTAGGTGTTTCGCTGCCGTGGAGTTGGATGGCTTTAAAATTATATTTTTCAATTAGCGCATTGATCTGCTCAGCGCTCTCGTTAACAAATACCCCGGTTCTGATGATACCTACGGGTATGTGGTCTAAAGCGTCCGCCTTGAGTCCGTCAATATACCTTGGCGATCGGTTGTAACATATAAATCCCATAAAATCAGGCTGCAATGCTGCTACCTCACTGACATTATCAGACTCCCTTAAACCGCAAACCTTGATTTTCACCTTTAGTTTTCAATTAAGCGTTTAAAACTTAGCAAGGCCTTTTTGCTTGTCAGTGCCTCTTCAGCTTCGTAATAACAATCGGCAAAGCTTTTTCCTGGTT
This Mucilaginibacter defluvii DNA region includes the following protein-coding sequences:
- a CDS encoding phosphoribosylanthranilate isomerase produces the protein MKIKVCGLRESDNVSEVAALQPDFMGFICYNRSPRYIDGLKADALDHIPVGIIRTGVFVNESAEQINALIEKYNFKAIQLHGSETPKFCALFKGKVQVIKAFGVDADFNFDVLTPYENGVDVFLFDTKTAAHGGSGQRFDWQVLSKYTLDVPFFLSGGIGLENLEEVKTVKHPQLAGLDLNSRFELSPGNKDISKLKQAFEIIKQL